From Erigeron canadensis isolate Cc75 chromosome 8, C_canadensis_v1, whole genome shotgun sequence, one genomic window encodes:
- the LOC122578683 gene encoding probable galacturonosyltransferase-like 3 yields MPQTHRFLITITFPLILLLLIQTTTSLQQPPQFQEAPAFRNGKQCNITDKIHIAMTLDTTYLRGSIAGVFSILQHSTCPENTVFHFLTTYHLSTTLRRTITTTFPYLSFYIHHFNTFLVKNKISTSIRRALDQPLNYARIYLAHLLPNTVDRVIYLDSDIIVVDDIINLWEINLNSHIIGAPEYCHANFTYYFTSKFWSNPAFSETFKRRARPCYFNTGVMVIDMTKWRKVKITEKLVKWMEIQKRYRIYELGSLPPFLLVFGGEVKGVEHRWNQHGLGGDNVKGLCRDLHPGPVSLLHWSGKGKPWLRLDSKRACPLDGLWAPYDLFKHPALITDR; encoded by the coding sequence ATGCCACAAACACACCGCTTCCTTATAACCATCACTTTCCCTCTCATCCTCCTCCTGCTAATCCAAACCACCACCTCCCTCCAACAACCACCACAATTCCAAGAGGCGCCCGCTTTTCGTAACGGAAAACAATGTAACATAACAGATAAAATACATATAGCCATGACACTTGACACAACCTATCTCCGTGGATCAATCGCGGGTGTATTCTCTATCCTTCAACACTCTACATGTCCAGAAAACACTGTTTTCCACTTCCTAACCACCTATCATCTCTCCACGACCTTGCGCCGCACCATCACTACTACATTCCCATACTTAAGCTTCTACATCCATCATTTCAACACATTCCTagtcaaaaacaaaatatcaacATCAATTCGTCGAGCACTCGACCAACCACTTAATTACGCTAGAATCTACCTAGCCCATTTACTCCCAAACACAGTTGACCGTGTAATATATTTAGATTCAGACATAATTGTCGTAGACGATATAATAAACTTATGGGAAATAAACCTTAATTCCCATATTATTGGAGCACCAGAATACTGTCATGCAAATTTCACATACTATTTCACATCCAAATTCTGGTCAAACCCTGCCTTTTCCGAAACATTTAAAAGACGTGCACGCCCGTGTTACTTCAACACGGGCGTGATGGTAATCGATATGACGAAATGGAGAAAGGTTAAGATAACGGAAAAGCTAGTAAAATGGATGGAGATACAAAAGAGATACAGAATATATGAATTGGGTTCATTACCACCGTTTTTGTTGGTATTTGGTGGGGAAGTGAAAGGGGTTGAACATAGATGGAACCAACATGGGCTCGGTGGTGATAATGTGAAAGGGTTGTGTAGAGACTTGCACCCGGGCCCGGTTAGTTTGTTGCATTGGAGTGGGAAAGGAAAGCCATGGTTAAGGTTGGATTCCAAACGGGCTTGCCCACTTGATGGTTTATGGGCCCCTTATGATCTTTTTAAACATCCAGCGTTAATTACGGACAGGTGA
- the LOC122610799 gene encoding mediator of RNA polymerase II transcription subunit 25-like — translation MGDEMKHLVLVVELTSALAPYWTNIVETYLRKLIMAFCGDQNTNAAGPNVSLGLVEFNEIKSGLVQWSGRTKDVDSFFTWLLAIQFDGGGFCDVEIAEGLASALKHLPSPNEGQPQKNVGIQRHCILVAASNPPNESVTESKFCLSDAEKVASSFPLSLVSLSVICPKQLPKLISIYNVGKRNHLAADYTIDILGNPHYLVLIAESFIEACSDFSQSGRTTLPSNPSRNDDSQNLKLAVSGSTNKSILNKLAQAHRMNLTGVD, via the exons ATGGGGGACGAGATGAAGCATCTCGTGTTAGTCGTTGAACTTACTTCCGCTTTGGCTCCTTACTGGACCAACATTGTCGAAACTTATCTTCGAAAACTCATCAT GGCGTTTTGTGGTGATCAAAATACT AATGCAGCTGGTCCTAATGTTTCGTTGGGTCTAGTGGAATTCAATGAAATAAAGT CTGGCTTGGTACAGTGGAGTGGCCGGACAAAAGACGTTGACTCTTTCTTCACCTGGCTATTGGCTATACAGTTCGATGGCGGTGGCTTTTGTGATGTTGAAATTGCCGAAGGACTTGCTTCCGCTTTAAAG CACCTTCCTTCCCCAAACGAGGGCCAGCCTCAGAAAAATGTGGGTATTCAAAGGCATTGCATCCTTGTTGCTGCAAGTAATCCACCGAATGAGAGTGTGACAGAGTCAAAATTTTGCTTATCTGATGCCGAGAAAGTGGCTTCATCATTTCCTCTG TCTCTTGTTTCTCTGTCTGTTATATGCCCAAAGCAGCTTCCAAAACTTATATCAATCTACAATGTG GGAAAAAGGAATCATCTGGCAGCTGACTATACTATCGATATTCTGGGAAATCCACATTATCTAGTTCTCATTGCAGAAAGTTTCATTGAGGCTTGCTCTGATTTCAGTCAATCAGGAAGAACAACTTTGCCATCAAATCCGAGCCGTAACGATGATTCGCAAAATTTGAAACTTGCTGTTAGTGGATCCACAAACAAGAGTATTCTCAATAAGCTCGCGCAAGCACATCGGATGAACCTCACTGGGGTTGATTGA